Proteins encoded in a region of the Devosia sp. RR2S18 genome:
- a CDS encoding SOS response-associated peptidase family protein has protein sequence MSVDSREGFKSCGCLIPADGHVEWTKAEDGGKDPCLLQLPDGQPFSFAGIWAHNDNLGVTSCTIITAPAVPEIADITPACR, from the coding sequence TTGAGTGTCGACAGCCGCGAGGGCTTCAAGTCCTGCGGCTGCCTGATTCCTGCCGATGGCCATGTCGAGTGGACCAAGGCCGAGGACGGCGGCAAGGACCCCTGCCTCCTGCAGCTGCCGGATGGGCAGCCGTTCTCCTTCGCCGGCATCTGGGCCCATAACGACAATCTGGGCGTCACCAGCTGCACCATCATCACGGCGCCGGCGGTGCCGGAGATCGCCGACATCACACCCGCATGCCGGTGA